TACACGTGCAAATAAAACCGCTACATAGACCTGAAAAAAAATAACTAAAACGGCACCAACTACAAACCATAAAGCATTCTTTTTCCCTTCTTTCAGATTTATTTTGGCAGCTGTCATGTTCAGTAATCCCGGAGGAATGATTCCGATAACAGCAGCAATAAAACCTGAAACTAAAGGGGTGAGTAAAGCCATTCGGTTGTTTGATGGGTTAGAATTTCGTTTTAAAAAATAATTTAATCTTTAATTTTAAAACGAATATACGTAATTGCCTTGTTTATTTCTAAATATTGTTTTTCGTAAAAGGTCTGAATCGAAGTTACTACTTCAGGACTTCCTTCATTTTTATACACATTATGGTTGGCATATAAAACTTCGTGTCCTTCTCCGTGCAGTAATCCTAAGGTATAACCGTGCATGAATTCACTGTCGGTTTTCAGGTTTACTACGCCATCTTTTTTGAGTATTTTTTTATACAATTTCAAAAACTCAGAATTGGTCATTCTGTGCTTGGTTCTTTTGTATTTGATCTGAGGATCCGGAAAAGTGATCCAGATTTCGTCAACTTCGTTTTCAGCAAAAATATGATCTATTAATTCGATTTGAGTACGTACAAACGCAACATTATGCAGGCCATCTTCAACAGCTGTTTTGGCACCTCTCCAGAAACGGGCACCTTTAATGTCAATTCCGATAAAATTTTTGTCCGGGTATTTTTCTGCCAGTCCAACAGAATATTCGCCTTTTCCGCATCCTAATTCTAAAATTAACGGATTGTCATTTTTAAAGAAATCAGTATTCCATTTTCCTTTCAAAGGCATTAAATCGCCCACAACTTCTTCTCTGCTTGGCTGGAAAACGTTTTCAAATGTTTCGTTTTCCCTGAATCTTTTTAGTTTATTTTTACTTCCCACTTTTTACAAAAATTTTCCGCAAAATTAAGGAATATAAACGAATGGACGAGGCGGAATTGAAGTTTAAATTTTAGCCGCAGTATTTTCAGGTTTTTAATCTGAGAAAGCTGCGGCTTATCTTTGGTTAGTAATGTGGTTCAGTTATATGTGATGATTTTGGATCCAGCGTTTCATCATGCTGAGATAAATCCAGTCCGATGTGTTCTGATTCTTCTGAAACTCGTAACGGAATAATGAAATTGGTTACTTTGAACAAGAAATAAGCTCCGAAGAAAGTGAAAATGGAAACCAGTACTAATGCCATCATGTGATGCCCGAAAACATTCCATCCTCCGTGCAGTAAACTTGCATCTTCACCGTGGGCAAAAATAGCTGTTAAGATCATTCCCATGATGCCGCCTACACCGTGACAGGCAAAAACATCCAGTGTATCGTCAAATCTTTTTGAAAAACTGCAGTTTACAGCCGTGTTTGAAACCAATGCTGTTATGAATCCGAAAAACATACTTTCAGGAACCGATACAAAACCTGCGGCAGGAGTAATCGATACTAAACCTACAACAGCCCCGATACAGGCTCCGAGTGCTGAAACTTTTCTTCCGTTCATTCGGTCAAAGAAAATCCACGTTAACATGGCTGCAGCTGATGAAGTGGTGGTTGTTGCAAAAGCCATTGCGGCAGTTCCGTTTGCTGCAAGAGCAGAACCGGCGTTGAAACCAAACCATCCAAACCATAACATTCCGGTTCCTAATAATACAAACGGAATGTTGGTTGGAATATGCTGACTGTTTTTTCTTTTTCCTAAAACGATAACCCCGGCCAAAGCGGCAAATCCGGAACTCATGTGTACTACGGTTCCTCCGGCAAAATCTTTTACACCAAAATAGCTTCCCAAAATACCTGTTGGGTACCAAACCGCATGACATAAAGGAGCATATATAAAAATGGTAAATAAACTGATGAAAATTAAATATGATATAAAACGAACACGCTCCGCAAATGAACCCGTAATGATAGCAGGACAAATAATCGCAAACTTCATCTGGAACAAAGCAAATAACATAAACGGAATCGTAGTGGCCAATTGTTTATGAGGCAGGACGCCTACGTAATCCATAAAAGCAAAAGTTGTCGGGTTTCCGAAGAAACTGTAAAAATGATCTCCTGAACCAAAACCTACAGGCTCTCCAAACGCAAGGCTAAAAGCGACTACAGCCCATAAAAGCGTAACCACTCCAAGACAAATAAAACTTTGTAACATCGTTGAAATTACGTTTTTCTTGCCTACCATTCCGCCATAAAAGAAAGATAATCCCGGGGTCATGATTAAAACCAGACAGGAGGATGTCAGCATCCACGCAACGTCTGCGGGTACAATGTGATCAATGGTGCCAAATGCAGCTAATACATAATCATTTTCTGTAACAGTAGGCCAAAAAGCACCCGTGATACAAACAATACTTATCATAATAAAGGAAATGATCCAGCGTTTTTCTATTTTCATTTTTCAAATACTTTATTTAACCCTATTTTTTTTGGGGGCAAAGTTAAAAAAAAATAAATATTTTAATTTTAAGGGCTGACAAAATAGAGGCTTGATTTTTATTTTAGTAAATTTTATAAAATTCAGCTTGTTTTTTTGAGAGTATCTTATTTTGTGCTTCTAAATTTACGCTATTATTGCCAAATATATTATAATAGAATTGATATTCTGAGTTGTAAAGTGCCAGAAAGCCAATGATTAGAATAAGAATGAAAGATATTGCCTATTTTTTTTGAAGTTTGGCAATCAGAATATCTTCGACAGGTGCTTTAACTTTTACCACAGCATCCACTTCGTCATTTGGAATCGTCATGGATAAAACGTAATGCTGAATTTTCCATTCTTTCCCTATTTTGACCAAAACGCCTGAACCTCGGCAAATTTTCATCTGCGTATTCAGCAATTCGTCAAACCACGCCATTTTTCCGGATTTATCAAAAAAGATATGACGTTCCAAAGCAGTAAAATTCCAGGTTGTGCCTTTGTCGAAATACGGTTTCGCCCAGGCTTTAAAGTCAGGTTTTACCCAGTTTTCTGTGGCGTCTGTTCCAATGTAAACCGCGTCTTCGGTCATGGTATTAAAATAAGCGTCGAACTTTACATCAGCCGCGGCTTTGTGCCAGGCATCAAGAGTCTGGTTGATTTTGTCTTTTTCGGAATTTTGGGCATTGGCAAAAGAAGCAATTAATAAAAGTAAAAGAATTGTGTTTTTCATGTGTAAGAGAATTTGAAGTTTAAATATAAAGAATGATTTCTCAATGAGAGAAATTTTCCCGCAGATTTAGCAGATTCAGAAGATAAAATTTAGATAGCTAAAAAAAAATCTGTATGATCTGCAAAATCTGCGTGCAAAAAAATATAAGCTTATTGTGTTTCTCGCAAAGACGCAGAGTCGCAAAGACAATTAAAATAAAACTTTGCATATTAGCGATTTAGCGAGGCTAAAAAGACAAAGTATGACTAAGAAAAAAACTTAAATTATCTTATATTCACTTATATGGTGGAAAAAAATTATATTTGAGTGCTTTTTAAACACCTCAAACATGAATTCAAAAATCTACAT
The Flavobacterium flavigenum genome window above contains:
- the trmB gene encoding tRNA (guanosine(46)-N7)-methyltransferase TrmB; its protein translation is MGSKNKLKRFRENETFENVFQPSREEVVGDLMPLKGKWNTDFFKNDNPLILELGCGKGEYSVGLAEKYPDKNFIGIDIKGARFWRGAKTAVEDGLHNVAFVRTQIELIDHIFAENEVDEIWITFPDPQIKYKRTKHRMTNSEFLKLYKKILKKDGVVNLKTDSEFMHGYTLGLLHGEGHEVLYANHNVYKNEGSPEVVTSIQTFYEKQYLEINKAITYIRFKIKD
- a CDS encoding ammonium transporter — its product is MKIEKRWIISFIMISIVCITGAFWPTVTENDYVLAAFGTIDHIVPADVAWMLTSSCLVLIMTPGLSFFYGGMVGKKNVISTMLQSFICLGVVTLLWAVVAFSLAFGEPVGFGSGDHFYSFFGNPTTFAFMDYVGVLPHKQLATTIPFMLFALFQMKFAIICPAIITGSFAERVRFISYLIFISLFTIFIYAPLCHAVWYPTGILGSYFGVKDFAGGTVVHMSSGFAALAGVIVLGKRKNSQHIPTNIPFVLLGTGMLWFGWFGFNAGSALAANGTAAMAFATTTTSSAAAMLTWIFFDRMNGRKVSALGACIGAVVGLVSITPAAGFVSVPESMFFGFITALVSNTAVNCSFSKRFDDTLDVFACHGVGGIMGMILTAIFAHGEDASLLHGGWNVFGHHMMALVLVSIFTFFGAYFLFKVTNFIIPLRVSEESEHIGLDLSQHDETLDPKSSHITEPHY
- a CDS encoding nuclear transport factor 2 family protein produces the protein MKNTILLLLLIASFANAQNSEKDKINQTLDAWHKAAADVKFDAYFNTMTEDAVYIGTDATENWVKPDFKAWAKPYFDKGTTWNFTALERHIFFDKSGKMAWFDELLNTQMKICRGSGVLVKIGKEWKIQHYVLSMTIPNDEVDAVVKVKAPVEDILIAKLQKK